Proteins encoded in a region of the Carassius gibelio isolate Cgi1373 ecotype wild population from Czech Republic chromosome B5, carGib1.2-hapl.c, whole genome shotgun sequence genome:
- the LOC127957976 gene encoding nuclear receptor corepressor 1 isoform X16 has protein sequence MKQITRPSQEDKTDDKNEEDKAEKSEKKEDEEKKEEEEKDEKEDSKDISKDKEKCEGEEEEGKEQSTARGRKTANSQGRRKGRITTRSMANNEAASVVAEETPPQPPEPVLPEPTPSSKPEPVQKPTREPAKPSPAASTETRGAVEAGETSRWTEEEMEIAKKGLVEHGRDWTAIAKMVGTKSEAQCKNFYFNNKRRYSLDNLLRQHKGSRRLRGNRDPSQSDPAPDDDEESDGPDYSSDTESAPSPTQTDPTKSDGLTHANSALDGVSDQDVTANKGPVADAKGQEPPYGELQVKVEKSPEGGAEDMLPQDERAHSAYEMQIHPKSETQDVEMTTPSSERAQVQVKTEPKVKDKEEKQVEQHHSDNDSSATCSADEDVEAEPDRQRLFSLEKPSLLGPAGSVVVSSPKFLNVQQLQHRAATIPPMVSPHSLYPHLAFRYAPLDRDRAQPPRHVSAPYGHSNVPGGALSGFAMFQHQIKAVHESVQEDKQRLDQNESDRRPRVTTHSPTVVDREGKPFTYMPYDLKLMEQESHGGVGRPGSPYRLSPREPNKASPQPDASNANRYSVPPVLQPAPNQAVQNLSDVRMTFSRHRPPNIPSPPPLIPTSKPTDKPSFIQGGSISQGTPGTYLPSQTHAVYVPEVVKTTGGSISLGLPRQQDPAKPVSYIKQEECSPRGQSAQAEGLLSRAQYDGVVRGPIQIPDMRGPPGKGSEGMTFRGGSITQGTPALTQSSVAADLLKGTIAKLATEDLSSPEKSRAEARVIYEGKSGHILSFDAIKNSREGTRSPLKRPYDIMEGSRGHPTRETAPYEGLISRALPRESPHESKDRAILTGSIMQGTPRASAEVYDEASMYGKQIKRESPPIRSFEGGITKGKPYEAVNTIKEMGRSIHEIPRKETQDSRKTPVLEGSITQGIPLKYEGSTVNPSAIKHNVKSLITSPMKISHSAMEAAERERAKYDDVKSSERVRHTSVVNSTSVLRSTHTEAGKSQLSPIMYEDSNARRTPTYTGTSISRSSPLLRGQDGSITTGKPASHERKNTLTPTQRDSVPAKSPVSGGEPRASHSPFDPHHRPVVPGEVYRTHLPPHLDPSLAFHQSSFSRVLDPAYMFPRQQSPTGYPNTYQLYTMENTRQTILNDYITSQQMQVIPRPDVTRGLSPRDPSIAIPYPPARGIIDLAQMPPTILLPHPGGTGSPSLDRITYIPGPQTPFPPRAFNPASISPGHPAHHSATAAIVERERESQREKERERERERDRVREMDQRERERAAVEYMRGGSEQPGRPGSRSFLRSTSPSVRSQEGVVQQRPSIFQGTNSKSVITPLMQMPSQAATSQASRYSAADALAALVDAAASAPQMEVAKVKEGKHSNSSSREEDMMTSRRAAQESQEVERRSVQSPYGDMSHPSGKPPHPAYAEGGGAAGSKEKAPPTKSRMEEELRTHGKTTITAANFIDVIITRQIAPDKDSRERGSQSSDSSSSMSSSRYDAQGGIEVISPANSPALREEKNEGPFPSEKSSGLRFDINRFRQSGDSGPSAPQQPPSSQADSYGPVPKTHRIMTLADHISHIITQDFAKSQDLPPSSSSLPSSSSSSSLSSTFSSGMGGGVGRVKPHNRYSPENPAPTAHHQRPPSRVSPENSSDKPRARPGRSPDRGRGPESYEPISPPQGYSGLDKQDASVVQSQRREQDLPEQRTDSRSPGSSSYLPSFFTKLESTSPMVMSKKQEIIRKAEVGNAQPGTEIFNLPAVTSSNSVNPRNHSFSDPASNLGLEDIIRKALMGNMEEKQEEPQQQQQQQQAQLGTGNSSGSMSSISDGRQEASPSPNTAGKQKLQSKASSRKSKSPNPGQAYSAGERPSSVSSVHSEGDYHRQAPTWAWEDRPSSTGSMQFPYNPLTMRMLSSTPPTSMACPSPSMQSQQQQQGGTSGPVASTRAWEREPPLLSEQYETLSDSDD, from the exons CAGATAACACGACCGTCACAGGAAGACAAGACAGACGACAAGAACGAAGAGGACAAAGCGGAGAAATCGGAGAAGAAAGAGGACgaggagaagaaggaagaggaggagaaagatGAAAAAGAGGACTCTAA GGACATCAGTAAAGATAAAGAGAAGTGTgagggagaggaggaagagggtaAGGAGCAAAGCACGGCACGCGGCCGAAAGACCGCCAACAGCCAGGGACGCCGTAAGGGCCGCATCACCACCCGCTCCATGGCCAATAATGAAGCTGCATCTGTGGTGGCAGAGGAAACACCTCCACAACCACCTGAACCAG TTCTGCCGGAGCCCACACCCTCCTCTAAACCCGAGCCGGTGCAGAAACCAACACGAGAGCCTGCAAAACCCTCACCTGCAGCCAGCACAGAGACACGAG GCGCAGTTGAAGCTGGAGAGACGTCTCGCTGGACGGAGGAGGAGATGGAGATCGCCAAAAAAG GGCTGGTTGAACATGGTAGGGACTGGACAGCCATTGCTAAGATGGTAGGCACTAAAAGTGAAGCTCAGTGTAAGAACTTTTACTTCAACAACAAGAGACGATACAGCCTAGACAATCTACTACGGCAACACAAG GGTTCCCGGCGGCTCCGTGGAAATCGAGACCCATCACAGAGCGATCCTGCgcctgatgatgatgaggagagTGACG GTCCCGATTACAGTTCTGACACAGAGAGTGCGCCTTCTCCAACTCAAACGGATCCCACCAAATCCGACGGGCTAACGCATGCCAATTCAGCTCTGGATGGTGTGTCAGACCAGGACGTCACGGCAAACAAAGGCCCAGTGGCAGATGCCAAGGGCCAGGAGCCTCCGTATGGTGAGCTACAGGTGAAAGTTGAGAAGAGTCCAGAAGGAGGAGCTGAAGACATGCTTCCTCAGGATGAGCGTGCACACTCTGCATACGAAATGCAGATCCATCCGAAAAGTGAGACACAGGATGTGGAGATGACCACTCCTAGCAGCGAAAGAGCACAGGTGCAGGTGAAGACCGAGCCGAAGGTCAAGGACAAGGAGGAAAAACAGGTGGAGCAACACCACTCCGATAATGACTCTAGCGCCACCTGCAGTGCGGATGAGGATGTGGAGGCTGAACCTGACCGACAAAG ACTTTTCTCTCTGGAGAAGCCGTCATTGCTTGGCCCTGCAGGCTCAGTGGTCGTGTCCTCACCCAAATTCCTCAACGTGCAGCAGCTACAGCATCGGGCCGCCACCATCCCCCCTATGGTCAGTCCCCATAGCCTCTACCCCCACTTAGCATTCAGATATGCCCCTCTGGACAGAGACAGGGCCCAGCCACCCCGCCAC GTTTCAGCTCCATACGGTCACAGCAACGTTCCCGGAGGAGCGTTGAGCGGCTTTGCTATGTTCCAGCACCAAATCAAAGCTGTACATGAGTCAGTGCAGGAGGACAAGCAGAGACTGGATCAGAACGAGTCTGACCGCAGACCGCGGGTCACCACCCACAGCCCCACTGTAGTGGACAGAGAAG GTAAGCCATTCACTTATATGCCATATGACCTGAAGCTGATGGAGCAGGAATCTCACGGTGGAGTGGGCAGACCGGGTTCTCCGTACAGACTGTCTCCTCGTGAGCCTAACAAAGCCTCACCCCAGCCCGATGCCAGTAACGCCAACCGCTACAGTGTACCTCCAG TTCTCCAGCCGGCACCAAACCAGGCGGTTCAGAATCTTTCAGATGTCCGCATGACGTTTTCCCGTCACAGGCCGCCCAACATTCCGTCTCCTCCGCCCCTCATTCCCACTTCCAAACCCACCGACAAGCCCTCCTTCATTCAGGGAGGCTCCATTTCACAG GGAACGCCAGGAACGTACCTTCCTTCTCAAACGCACGCTGTGTACGTACCGGAGGTAGTCAAGACCACAGGAGGGTCAATCTCACTCGGTTTACCAAGACAGCAGGACCCTGCCAAACCTG tGTCATATATTAAGCAGGAGGAGTGTTCTCCACGTGGACAGAGCGCTCAGGCGGAGGGACTCTTATCCAGAGCTCAGTATGATGGAGTTGTCAGAG GACCCATACAGATTCCAGACATGAGAGGGCCACCTGGAAAAGGCTCAGAGGGCATGACTTTCAGAGGAGGCTCCATTACGCAG GGCACTCCTGCCCTGACTCAGTCCAGTGTAGCAGCAGATCTGTTGAAAGGCACTATTGCTAAACTGGCCACAGAGGACCTGAGCAGCCCAGAGAAGAGCCGAGCTGAAGCTCGCGTTATCTACGAAGGCAAAAGCGGACACATCCTCTCTTTTGATG CCATTAAGAACTCTAGAGAGGGCACTAGAAGCCCACTCAAGCGCCCATATGACATCATGGAGGGGTCCCGTGGACACCCAACACGTGAGACAGCACCTTATGAAG GTTTGATCAGCAGAGCATTGCCAAGAGAAAGTCCTCACGAGTCCAAGGATCGAGCCATACTCACAGGATCCATCATGCAAG GAACACCAAGAGCCTCTGCTGAAGTCTATGATGAGGCGTCCATGTACGGTAAACAGATCAAGAGGGAAAGTCCACCCATACGCTCTTTTGAGGGAGGCATCACAAAGGGTAAACCGTATGAGGCGGTGAACACCATAAAGGAGATGGGCCGCTCAATTCACGAGATTCCCCGTAAGGAGACTCAAGATAGTCGTAAAACTCCTGTTCTGGAAGGATCCATTACTCAG GGTATTCCTCTGAAGTACGAGGGCAGTACTGTGAACCCGTCCGCCATCAAGCACAATGTTAAGTCTCTGATCACAAGCCCAATGAAGATCTCACACTCTGCCATGGAGGCAGCTGAGCGTGAGAGGGCCAAGTACGATGATGTGAAGTCGTCCGAACGCGTCCGGCACACCTCTGTAGTGAACTCCACATCTGTCCTTCGCTCCACACACACAGAAGCGGGAAAATCTCAGCTCAGTCCAATCATGTATGAGGACAGCAATGCACGCAGAACCCCTACATACACCGGCACCTCCATATCCAGAAGTTCACCTCTGCTGCGAGGGCAAGACG gAAGTATAACAACAGGTAAACCAGCTTCTCATGAGAGGAAGAACACACTGACTCCAACCCAGAGGGACAGTGTGCCCGCCAAGTCACCGGTGTCTGGGGGTGAACCTCGTGCTTCTCACAGCCCGTTTGACCCCCACCATAGACCTGTGGTACCTGGAGAAGTGTACAGGACTCACCTGCCACCACACCTGGACCCCAGCCTCGCTTTTCACCAGTCATCTTTTTCACGAGTCCTCGACCCAG CGTACATGTTCCCACGGCAACAATCGCCGACCGGTTACCCCAACACATACCAGCTGTACACCATGGAAAACACTCGGCAGACCATTCTGAACGATTACATCACCTCGCAGCAGATGCAGGTCATACCGCGCCCTGATGTCACGAGGGGACTGTCCCCACGGGACCCGTCCATTGCCATCCCATACCCACCAGCTAGAG GAATAATTGATCTAGCCCAGATGCCACCTACCATCCTGTTACCTCACCCTGGGGGGACAGGTTCCCCCTCCCTGGACCGCATCACCTACATCCCTGGACCTCAGACCCCTTTCCCTCCTAGGGCATTCAACCCTGCCTCCATATCTCCAG GACATCCTGCCCATCACAGTGCCACTGCAGCTATtgtggagagggagagagagagtcagagagagaaGGAACGCGAGAGGGAAAGGGAAAGAGACCGGGTGCGAGAAATGGATCAGAGAGAACGGGAACGCGCAGCGGTGGAATATATGCGTGGAG GTTCTGAGCAACCTGGCCGACCAGGCAGCCGTAGTTTTCTGCGTTCCACTTCACCTTCTGTGAGATCACAGGAAGGCGTCGTCCAACAGCGGCCGAGCATCTTCCAGGGCACCAACTCCAAGAGCGTCATTACACCACTCAT GCAAATGCCATCACAAGCAGCTACATCTCAAGCCAGCCGATACAGTGCAGCTGATGCCCTCGCCGCCCTGGTGGACGCTGCTGCCTCTGCCCCGCAGATGGAGGTTGCGAAAGTCAAGGAGGGCAAGCATAGTAACAGTAGCTCCCGGGAGGAAGACATGATGACATCACGGCGAGCAGCACAGGAGTCGCAAGAGGTGGAGCGTCGTTCCGTGCAGTCTCCATATGGGGACATGTCACATCCTAGTGGGAAACCTCCCCATCCTGCGTATGCAGAGGGTGGAGGAGCTGCAGGGAGCAAAGAGAAAGCCCCACCGACCAAGTCACGCATGGAGGAGGAGCTACGCACACATGGGAAGACCACCATAACTGCTGCAAACTTTATTGATGTCATCATCACGCGCCAGATTGCCCCAGATAAGGATTCCCGTGAGAGAGGCTCACAGAGCTCGGACTCCTCCAGCAGCA TGTCGTCCAGTCGTTACGATGCTCAGGGTGGAATTGAGGTGATCAGCCCAGCTAACTCTCCAGCCTTAAGAGAAGAGAAGAACGAAGGCCCTTTCCCATCAGAAAAGAGCTCAG GATTAAGGTTTGACATTAACCGGTTCAGGCAGTCGGGAGATTCAGGACCATCTGCGCCTCAACAGCCCCCTTCCTCGCAGGCAGACAGTTATGGGCCTGTCCCGAAAACGCACCGCATCATGACCTTAGCTGACCACATTTCG CATATCATTACGCAAGACTTCGCCAAGAGCCAAGATCTTCCCCCATCATCCAGCTCGCTGCcttcctcttcatcctcctcctcgcTCTCCTCCACTTTCAGCTCTGGTATGGGAGGAGGTGTAGGTCGAGTTAAACCCCATAACCGCTATAGCCCCGAAAACCCAGCTCCTACTGCACACCACCAGAGACCACCAAGCAGAGTTTCCCCCGAGAACTCCTCCGATAAACCCAGAGCCAG GCCAGGTAGGTCTCCTGATCGAGGACGAGGACCAGAGAGCTATGAGCCCATCTCTCCCCCTCAGGGTTATTCTGGGTTGGATAAACAGGACGCCTCTGTAGTTCAGAGTCAGAGACGAGAGCAGGATCTCCCTGAACAGAG GACTGACTCGCGGTCACCAGGCAGCAGCAGTTACCTCCCCTCTTTCTTCACCAAACTGGAAAGCACGTCTCCTATGGTCATGTCCAAAAAGCAGGAGATCATCCGGAAGGCAGAAGTCG GTAATGCTCAGCCAGGCACAGAGATCTTCAATCTCCCAGCAGTAACATCGTCAA ACAGTGTAAACCCCAGAAACCACTCGTTTAGTGATCCAGCCAGTAATCTGGGTCTGGAGGACATCATCAGGAAGGCTCTGATGGGGAACATGGAGGAGAAGCAGGAGGagccacagcagcagcagcagcagcagcaagccCAGCTGGGGACAGGAAACAGCTCAGGCAGCATGAGCAGTATTTCAGACGGCCGACAGGAGGCCAGCCCGTCCCCTAACACAG CAGGAAAGCAGAAGCTTCAGAGCAAAGCTAGCAGCAGGAAATCAAAGTCTCCTAACCCAGGCCAGGCGTACTCTGCTGGAGAGCGGCCCTCTTCTGTGTCCTCGGTTCATTCGGAGGGCGATTACCACAGACAGGCTCCCACCTGGGCTTGGGAGGACCGGCCGTCATCCACAG GTTCCATGCAGTTCCCCTATAACCCCCTGACGATGCGCATGCTCAGTAGTACCCCTCCCACCTCCATGGCCTGCCCATCTCCCTCCATGCAGTCCCAGCAGCAGCAACAGGGTGGCACCTCTGGCCCCGTGGCCTCAACACGTGCATGGGAGAGAGAGCCACCGCTTCTGTCAGAGCAGTACGAGACCCTCTCAGACAGCGACGACTGA